The uncultured Cohaesibacter sp. genome segment TTTTTATGATCTGCCCGAAATGACGGTTAATCTCAATTCCAAGAGCCGCCGGTCGCAATATTTGCGTATCAAGGTGTCTCTGGAGATGAACAGTCAGGAGCAGGCGCGCAGGATCGAGCCATTCATGCCGCGGGTGCTGGATGCGTTTCAGGTTTATCTGCGTGAGCTCAGAACGGCAGATCTGGAAGGGTCCGCTGGTCTGTTTCGGTTGAAGAGAGAGCTTTTGAAGCGGATTAACGATGCGATTTATCCGGTCAAGGTGAATGATATCCTGTTCAAGGAAATCCTTATCCAGTAGGGGTTGGTATGGCTGACGAAGATGATGACAGCGTAGACCTGATGGCGGACTGGGGCGCGGCTCTTGAGGAGCAGGGCGCTGGCAGTGCGGACGAGATGGCAGCGCAATGGGCAGCCATGATCGACGAGCCTATCGATGGTGATGATGGCTCGTCCCGTGGCGCGGACCGCGTGCTCAATCAGGAAGAGATCGACAATCTGCTCGGTTTCAGCCTTGATGATGGCTTTGCGGGCGAGCGCAGCGGTGTGCGGGCGCTGATCGATTCTGCGATTGTTTCCTATGAACGCCTTCCCATGCTGGAGATCGTCTTCGACCGTCTGGTCCGGATGACGACCACCAGCTTGCGCAATTTCACCTCGGACAATGTCGAGGTGTCACTGGATTCGATCACCTCGATCCGCTTTGGCGATTATTTGAATTCGATCCCGCTGCCCGCGATCCTGACTGTCTTCAAGGCCGAGGAGTGGGACAATCTGGGCCTGATCACGGTTGATTCAAGCCTGATCTACTCGATCATTGATGTGTTGCTGGGTGGTGGCCGTGGAACCTCGGCGATCCGCGTTGAAGGGCGGCCCTACACGACCATCGAGCTTAATCTG includes the following:
- a CDS encoding flagellar basal body-associated FliL family protein — protein: MADEVEIDEEGAEGEGSGGKKKLIIIIAAALVLLLAGGGAAYYFLFMPSADVIDPENDPNAEPQAKAFFYDLPEMTVNLNSKSRRSQYLRIKVSLEMNSQEQARRIEPFMPRVLDAFQVYLRELRTADLEGSAGLFRLKRELLKRINDAIYPVKVNDILFKEILIQ
- the fliM gene encoding flagellar motor switch protein FliM — translated: MADEDDDSVDLMADWGAALEEQGAGSADEMAAQWAAMIDEPIDGDDGSSRGADRVLNQEEIDNLLGFSLDDGFAGERSGVRALIDSAIVSYERLPMLEIVFDRLVRMTTTSLRNFTSDNVEVSLDSITSIRFGDYLNSIPLPAILTVFKAEEWDNLGLITVDSSLIYSIIDVLLGGGRGTSAIRVEGRPYTTIELNLVRQMIEIVLEDAEAAFAPLSPVRFSLERLETNPRFAAISRPANAAILVELRIDMEDRGGKIELLLPYATIEPIRDLLLQMFMGEKFGRDPIWEGHLATEVFMSDIELDAVLFDKKMSLNEVMKLDVGQTLMLESGPTDPVSLKTGGVHLTDGIMGQHNGNISVQLSNKLAKPKMTLAAFEKAAQGGSGKGD